Part of the Oncorhynchus masou masou isolate Uvic2021 chromosome 18, UVic_Omas_1.1, whole genome shotgun sequence genome, GGGTCTGCAGCCTGCGTCTCTGGTCTTGGCTATAGAGTCCACCAGCTGACCACTGATGCCAAAGTCACACAGCTTGATGTTGCCGTTACGGTCCATGAGAATGTTGGAAGGTTTGATGTCTGTAAGATCACAAACATACTGACGTTTTAGACTTCACACAGCTGGAATTAGCATTTGGCCAAAATTCTAAAAGATGTATCTGACAACTTACCTCTGTGaattattttcaagttttctttTAAGTGGTTCAGCGCTTTAACGGTCTGTAAAGAAACATACACATTTCATTACAATCTGTGACCAACAACTGCATTCATATAGATATAAACAGATTATAGTCACAGAAAATAAAATAACCACTCACTGCTAATGTAATTTTGCCTAATATTTCCTCTGGAATGACGTCATCTAACGAACAATATACACATTTGTAGAATTTGTCGAATGAGGTAGACATTAGTTCCATACATATCCAACAGTCACCCTAAAGAGAAAGAAATGTCATTATTGATCACAAGTGTGCCACATTGTAACAAAACATGTCCTGCCACCACCCAGTCCAGACCAAACATTTGAGAATTACTACTGCCCCAGAAGTGAACCTGTCTAATTAGTTATTCTCACCTTTCTGACGAGAACTCTGTATAACTGGATGCTATATACAGAACTAACATGCACTGTATACACAAGAGGATGTGAACATCCCTTAAAATGAGTGGATTaggccatttcagccacacccgttgctgacagatgtataaaatctaGCATAACAGCCATGCaaactccatagacaaacattggcagttgaatggcctttactgaagagctcagtgactttcaatgtggcaccgtcataggataccactttttcaacaagtcagtttgtcaaatttctgccctactagagatgccccggtcaactgtaagtattgttattgtaaagtggaaacatctaggagcaacaacggctcagccgcaaagtggtaggccacacatgctcacagaatgggaccgctgagtgctaaggcacgtaaaaatcatctgtcctcggttgcaacaccctctactgagttccaaactgcctctggaagccacGTCAACACAACAAcagttcgtcgggagcttcatgaaatgggattccatggccgagcagccgcacacaagtctaagatcacaatgccaagcgtgatgaatcaagcttcaccatttggcagcccaacggacaaatctggtttggcagatgccagaacCTTACCTGCCGAATGCATAGcgcactgtaaagtttggtggaggaggagtaatgttctggggctgtttttcatggttcaggccccttagttccagtgaagggaaatcttaacactacatcATACGATGACATTCTATGCGATTCtgcgcttccaactttgtggcaacagtttggggaaggccctttcctgtttcagcatgacaatgcgccCATGCACAAAAAgagttccatacagaaatggtttgtcaagaatGGTGTGTAAAAATTTGACTGGCCTAAACAGAGCGCTGACCCCACTCATgcccttgtggctgaatggaagcaagtccccgcagcaatgttccaacatctagtggaaagccgtcccagaagagtggaggctgttatagcagcaaagggggaccaactccatattaatgcccatgattttggaaggagatgttcgacaagcaggtgtccacatacttttggtccaTTAGTGTATAAAATGCAACAattaacgattttactgagttacagtttatataaggaaatcagtcaattgaaatgttttatttttttacctttatttaacgaggcaagtccgttaagaacaaattcttattttcaatgacaacctgggaacagtgggtttaattgccttgttcagggacagaacaaagatttttaccttgtcacctcggggattcaatcttccaaccttttggttactagtccaacgctctaaccactaggctacctgccgcctgcAAATCAaattattaggccctaatctatggcttTTACATGACTGAGCAGGGGTGGAGCCATGGGTgggggcataggcccacccactgggaagctAGGACCGGCCAATAtaaatgagtttttccccacaaaagagctttatCATAGACAgcaatactcctcagtttcatcagatgtcctggtggctggtctcagatgagcccacaggtgaagaaaccaggtgtggaggtcctgggttggcgtggttacacgtggtctgcggttgtgacgCAGGTaggacgtactaccaaattcttCATAAACGACTTGATGCGGCTTATGGtaagaaatgaacattcaattctctgccaACATTTCTGGTggtcattcctgcagtcagcagccAATCGCACGCTtgctcaaaacctgagacatctgtgacactgtgtgacaaaacagcacattttacagtggccttttgttgtccccagcacaaagtgcacctgtgcaGATCATGCAGTTTAACCAGCTCCTgcacatgccacacctgtcaggtggatggattatcttgacaaaggacaaaggctcactaacaaggatgtaaacaaacgtatgcacaaaatctgagagaaataagattttgtgcatatagaacatttctgtGAACTTTTATTTCAGcgcatgaaacatgggaccaagactttacatgttgtgttaatattttttgttcagtatagaaagTCACTACTtctaatatataatatacagtcaTGTAGGTATTGAAACATGTACTGTAGATATTATATTAACCGATAACACAGTCTCgcttacactccacactgccctgtcccacctggacaagaggaacacctgggaatgttgttcattgactcaagctcagtgttcaacaccatagtaccctcgaagcttgggacttaacacctccctctgaaactggatcctggacttcctgatgggccacccctaggtggtaagggtaggtaacaacacatctgccatgctgatcatcaacacaggggcccctcaggggtgtgtgctcagtcctctcctgtactccctgttcacacatgactgcatgaccaggcacgactccaacaccatcattaagtttgctgacgacccGACAGCGGTAGGACAGATCACtgacgacgatgagacagcctacagggaggaggtcagggagctggctgtgtggtgccaggactcgaggtcgaccgattatgatttttcaacaccgataccgattattggaggaccaagaaagccgataccgattaaatcggctgattaaaaaaaaaaaacaaaaaatatttgtaataatgacaattagaacaatactgaatgaacacttacttTAACTAAATATAATacaatcaataaaatcaatttagcctcaagtaaataatgaaacatgttcaatttggtttaaataatgcaaaaacaatcTGTTTGGAGAAGaaattaaaggtgcaatatgtgctatgtaagaaagctaacgtttcagttccttgctcagaacatgagaacatatgaacgctggtggttccttttaacatgagtcttcaatattcccaggtaagaagttttaggttgtagttattattggaattataggactatttccctctaccatttgtatttcattaacctttgactattggatgttcttataggcactttagtattgccagcttccatccctctcctcgccgctacctgggctcgaaccaggaacacatcgacaacagccacccgcGAAGCAGgtttacccatgcagagcaaggggaacaactactccaagtctcagagcgagtgacgtttgaaacgctattagcgcacaccccgctaactagctagccttcacattggttacaccagcctaatctcgggagttgataggcttgaagtcataaacagcacaatgcttgaagcacagcgaagtgctgctggcaaaacgcacgaaagttctgtttgaatgaatgcttacgagcctgctggtgcctaccaccgctcagtcagatggtagacttaattataacataacacacagaaatacgagccttaggtcattaatatgtttgaatccggaaactatcatttcgaaaacaaacatttattctttcagtgaaatacggaaccgttccgtaatttatctaacggatggcatccctaagtctaaatattgctatTACAtttcacaaccttcaatgttatgtcataattacgtaaaattctggcaaattagttcgcaatgagccaggcggcccaaactgttgaaTATACCCTGACTccgtgtgcaatgaacgcaagagaagtgacacaatttcacctggttaatattgcctgctaacctggatttcttttagctaaatatgcaggtttaaaaatatatacttctgtgtatgaTTTTaaaaaaggcattgatgtttatggttaggtgtACGCTGGAGCAAcgagtcctttttcgcgaatgcgcaccgcatctattatatgcaacgcaggacacgctagataaactagtaatatcatcaaccatgtgtagttaactagtgattatgattgattgatgtttttttataagataagtttgaTGCCAACTAGCAACTTACTTTGGCTTCTTCCTGCATTTGCGTAAcatgcaggctcctcgtgaggcaggtggttagagtagttaaccgtaaggttgcaagattgaatccctgagctgacaaggtaaaaatctgtcgttctgccctgaacaaggcagttaacccactgttcctaggccgtcattgaaaagaagaatgtgttcttaactgacttgccaagttaaaaaaaaaaaaactaaaaagtgCAATAAGTGATGTTGTTACTAGGGTTTTTACTGTAGTTATTACTGACTTGTTacataaaggtcaaataaataaaaaacaataaataGGCTAAATCAGGGCgtcaaaaatacagatttccgattgttatgaaaacttgaaatcaaccattccgattaatcggtcgacctctagccaggacaacaacctttccctcaagtcagcaagacaaaggagttgaacgtggactacaggaaactgaGGGCAGAGCACGCACCCATtcacattgatggggctgtagtggagcaggtcgagagcttcaagttaatCGGtctccacatcactaaggaattaacaccAACACAGTCGTATAGAAGACACAACAATGCCTCAGGAAGCAAAataaatatttggcatgggccttcagatcctcaaaaggtactacagctgcaccattgagagaatCTTGAAtgtctgcatcaccacttggtacggcaactgttcgGTGtccgaccacaaggtgctacagagggtagtgcgtacgagcTCCCCGCCATCAAGGAGCTCTGTACCAGacatgtcagaggaaggccctaaaaattgtcaaagactccagccacccaagtcatagactgttctctctgctaccgcacagcaagcagtaccgatgcaccaagtctggaaccaatagGACCAGGAACAGcttcaaatagctacccggactatctgcattgaacCCCTTTGCACAAACTCTTtagactcatcacatacgctgctgctaatcTATTCtgtctagtcactttatccctccCTATATGTACTCATCTACTTCAATTACCTCGCACCCCTGCCCATCAACTCAGTACTGAtaacccatgtatatagccaagttattgttactcattgtgtatttattccttgtctTATTAACAAGGGAAAGGGGCCTTCAGTAAGCATTAGTGTTAGTCCACACCTGCcaatcatgtgacaaataaaatgtgatttgaaaaGTCTCACCTCTCTGAAGAGAGCTCCGTAGAACTGAACGATGTAGAGACAGTCACTACTCCTCATCACCACGTCTAGATCCATCAGCAGCTGCTTCTGTTCCTTCTCATCCACCGTGGAGCGGatcctctggggggggggggggggaggcagAGGACAGAGACGAAAACAACAACAGGTGTTCAGCAGAAATaaaggaaacagctcagagatcaGTTTTATAGTCCTAGTCGTCACCTGATGAAGACCATTAAAAACCCTGTTGTATCTCTAGGTCTACCATCCACCAAGAACCAAGGCAATATTTTACCAGCTCTCGTAACTTATTATGCACCATCCTTGAGATGCGCACATTTTTCTCCTCATTGTCGTGATATCTAATTGTGATCCACTACAATCTTGCCtcaatcgctgcaactccccaacgggatTGGGAGAGGCGAAAGTCGGTGTTATGCTTCCCCGAAACATGACCTGCCGAACCGCGctccttaacacccgcccgcttaacccggagcAGTCTGATGTACGAGGTGcgtagactacagtatatcaaCGTTAGTATTCAACTTGGAACGTCTCAGTCAGTGAGGATGAGAGCAGCTGGTGTGGTCACCTTGACGGCCATGATCTGTCCGCTGGGTTTGTGCTGCATCTGGTTGACGGAGCCGTAGGCCCCGCGGCCGATCTCCCccaggtccctcaggtcctcggCCGTGAAGTCACAGGCATTCTCCGTAGAAATCTTCAGCTTCCCCGACGACTCGATACTGTGTGTCCTCATACGCTCtctgtagggggagggagagaaggaagagcagggaggggaagaagaagagaggaaagagatgtgGGGAAGGACGAagacggggtgagagaggagaggaggtggaaagaggaatagaaaggaaaaagaggaaacagagagaatgaAGAAGAGTGTTTTGGGGCAGATGGGAGCATCATATGATGCACAAGGAAGTGATTTCTAACCCACCTCGTTCCTTTACAATCATAACGTCTTGGTTTCTTCCTCAATAGCAGAGCAGACCACACTGAAGAAGAGACTGAAGATGCTAACTAATCATGCAGCCATTTTGCTGTATTCTCAGAGCCGTCTTAAACACTATTCCTTCACACAGACAGTACCCTACAGACCGTGTGAAGATGTTTCTCTACAACAATAAAACCAAAACAGAAATACATAACCTGTTAGAAAGCTAAGGACTATCAGGTCTCTAAATGTGCATTTCTTATCCGCTCTCCACAGCACTTACATGTGTGGGTTCTGGAAGGAAGGGGCAGTTGAAGGTGAGGGGTTGAGGGGCAACCTGGTAGCTGGCTTCACTGGAGGGTTGGCGAAGTTCAGCTTCAGGGCTTTACGTTTACctggcagagagacacagagggaaacaTATGCTGGTTAGGGAATAAGTGAAACCGGATGATGCTACATTGGTGAATGGGACATATAGTTATGATTCTATGGGGATGGAACCGAATAAGAGCATGGAATAAGTATATTTCACAATATGAAAATAGTTTTCAGGACTGTATCATAAAGTGAGATCAATAACCATGTTTCCATCAACAGTTTTCACAAGAGTAaacttttaaagtattttttttaatcatgAGAGAtgggatggaaacaggaagtttcagGTATAATTTAATAAATTTGTtcgtttgacacggtgggattattttgtgtcggtaaaatttGTTATGTAAGAAATGGCGATGGAAACTCCTTAATGCACAAACATTGATATAAAcaccatcatatcaaagtaaacttggaaTCACGTGATGACATgatgtggtcctcccactacgactcaggtaaccatgcagtttattaggctacagatgaactGATTTATGAACTGCACAGGGTGATGAAAACGCACGGTGATCTTGATgctccaataaatatcgagggtttGATTCTGGTGACATTATTATCGACGCTTGAGTTCCTTTTGACagtcttatccataataatctcagtATGTAGACGAGCCCACGCACACGTGCCAAGACCATTTGCTATTTAACGtaacagtttgtgacaaaactattggTAGAGTACACGAAAACTCACGCACCACCACTAGTGGGAAAATTCACATTTTCTTTAtgcggattttagaatattcacatgaaaatctctCAATAACttgatggaaacctagctattgaGAACCATTTCAATAAAAACTAGTAAGCCACAAATTCCACTAAGTCATGTAACCAGAAGTCTCTGACAAAGTTGAGTTTCAGTGCAAATGAAGTTGAATTTCAGTACATTAAAGTACCAGTGATGTTTCAGGAGACTGGAAATAATTATTAGAGCTACAGatcattcggaatgtattcagacccgtggactttttccacattctgttagtttattattataaaatggattaaaaatgtAATTTCTCATCAATCGACAAACaataccataatgacaaagcaaaaacagtttagacatttttgcaaatgtattaaaaagtttatattaaaaaaaacacatttacataaatattcagacccttcactctgtactttgttgaagcacatttggcagcgattacagccgagtcttcttgggtattacactacaagcttggcacacctgtttttggggagtttctcccattcgtctctgcagatcctctcaagctctgtcaggttggatggggagtgtcgctgcattgctattttcaggtctctccagagatgttagagcgggttcaagtccgagctctggctgggccactcaaggacattcagagacttgtctcgaagctactccagtgttgtcttggctgtgtgcttagggtcattgtcctgttggaaggtgaaccttcgccccagtctgaggtcctaagcactctggagcaggttttcatcaaggatctctgtactttctCCGTGCATCTTTCTCTCGACCCTGATTTATTCTCTCAGTccatgccactgaaaaacatccccacagcataatgctgccaccaccatgcttcacaatagggatggtgccaggtttcctccagatgtggcgcgtggcattcaggccaaagagttcaatcttggtttcatcagaccagagaatcttgttcttCCCCTGGgtggccagctcaaggaagagtcttggtggttccaaacttcttccatttaagaattatggaggccactgtgttcttggggaccttcaatgctgcagacattttttggtacccttcccagatctgtgccttaacacaatcctgtctcggagctctacggacaattccttcgaccttatggctttgtttttgctctgacatacactgtcaactgtgggaccttaaataaacaggtgtgtgcctttccaaatcatgtccaatcaattgaatttaccacaggtggactccaagtagggttagggttaactgcctaggaacggtgggttgactgcctaggaacagtgggttaactgcctaggaacggtgggttaactgcctaggaacggtgggttaactgccaaggaacggtgggttaactgcctaggatcggtgggttaactgccttgttcaggggcagaacgacagatgtgtaccttgtcagctcggggattcgatcttgcaacctttctggttactagtccaacgctctaactacctTCCGCCCCACAATATCAACTATTCCGCACTAGCATAATAGATATCTGTTGACTCTTTAAGAAGTGCTCCATTTGACTATCATGGTCTTGTATCAGGGTTATATGTCACATAATAACTGTTAAATACTCCACTAGATGATAATGTTGAGGATGAGATGGGAAAGTGTTGATGTCTTATTGGACAGTGAACAGTGGCCTACAAGGCCAAATCAGAGGTGCAGTACTAGTTGTCCCTTTAACCATATGCCCAGGTGGAAATAGGTCCTCATGAAAAAATAAAGGAGAGAGCaacacactctaggagctcagatacAGTCATTTAATAACCAATGTTTGGACAGACaaactgtcttcatcagggtataatgacaaacactgagagtcactagtttatatagtgtcaaaagacacacacaggtgtctgcaATCATGTCTGGGTGTGGcttgatatcattggttaatttacCGGTAtagccatatttctgtcgaaatcaGATTGTTTTTTACTAATTattttgattcgacagaattggcAGTAGGGCTGACTGTTTTTCAAGGGAAGcgggtgacaactatcagccctcaacaaactgttacgatcagtaggtttcctgtaaagatcagtgtatagaacattatcctcACATGAAATCAGACGATCAAGGAAACCGATTTGACGTGTGTCAGATTGCATAATAAATCTCAGATGCTGAGAATAAGAGATAAGAAAAGCATGGAATGCTTGGAGTTGTTTTGCAGTACCCCTACTAGTGGTCCCTTTAACCTTTATGCCCAGGTGAAAATGGGTCATCACCCAAACCAACGCTCCACCATGGATTAGATTAGTCAACATAGAACAGTGGACAGACAGCCCACTAGCAGAGAATCAAACAgactgcatctcaatagtctagagTGGCTTCcactccttgtctcctctcctttgcGGCTCTGACAGCACATACTAGGTTAACTTCTCtaggtagggggcagcatttggaattttggatgaaaagcatgcccaaataaaactgccttctactcaggcccagaagataggatatgcatatagttAGTGgatctggatagaaaacaccctaaagtttccagaactgttaaaataatgtatatgagtataacataactgatttggcaggtcgaaaacctgagaaaaatccattcaggaagtaggattattttttgttgttgtagtgttcTGTTCAATGCCATTAAAGTATCCATTGATTTAGGACTCATATTGCAGTTccgatgccttccactagatgtcaacagtctttagaaattgtttcaggcctgtattctgaaaaatgagagagtaagagcagtctgaatgagtggtccctgccgtgtcacagagctgTTTCATGTGCGCGACCGAGAgggtgcctttcttgtttaccttttatattaacaacgttattgtccggtttaaatattatcaattatttaggctaaaaacaacctgaggagtgaatataaacatcatttgacatgtttctatgaactttacggctacaatttggatttttttgtctgcctgttgtgactgtgtttgagcctgtggattactgaagaaaacttgcgaacaaaacaaagattttcggatataaagagactttatcgaacaaaaggaacatttattgaataaattaatgtcttctgagtgcaaacatatgaagatcatcaaagttaagtgattcattttatctctatttctgacttttgtaactcttctacttggctggttactctTTGTAATGATttgcatttttgaaatctgacacagtggttggattcacaagaagttcatctttaaacctatgtaaaatagttgtatgtatttctgtatttgaatttggcgctctgcaatctcactggatgttggccaggtgggacgcttcccacataccctagagaggttaaagagATACGGTCGATACCAACCAAATAGTTGCTTTTACCTGTCCAGTCAATGCAGATGGATGAaagcagacagggagaggaagccacttcaaaatattgagatgcacccacagagagagagggttggtgtGCTACGAGAGTGTGTTAGTGGGTATAATTTGTTAaacgttccaacaggaatctgttccaaaaactTCGTAAATAACCAGGTTGAATAGCGGCAGAATAAACTACCGGGTAGGGAGTGGGCTAATTCATAAAGTTTTTAACTCACCACGTTAATTCCGAAAAATGTCTGTCCTCAATCTGGTAGCCTATGGACACATATTAAGAATAAGCTACGTGGTGAGTTGATGTCTATtcggtagctagttagctaggtgaaTTGATCAGGCAACTTTGTATGCGTCCTTTATTGGCAACCTTGTACTTTACAAAGTTTTTGGAAAAGATTCCTGTTGGAATGTTCCACCAATTATACCCACCCTATCTGAAACCCTaaaaggagtgagaggggagataTCCTCCTGTTGTCTGGTCATTATATAACCTGGATGGAAGTCATCAATGCACTATGACTGTGCAACCCTGGCTTTCAAGGGCAAGTGAGAGCTGGTTATGTTATTTATGCTACCCTACACATATTTGGCTGTCTAAGATTTTGGGCCTCACATACACAATAATTTATTTTCAGTAGCTATGGAATGGTGGCAGACTTCTAACATGGAATCCATACTAATTCATGAAAACACAACGTAATACAGAATGAGGAAATCAAACACAAAAGAGAAATGGGGAGCAGAAAACAATGGTGAATCATATTCCATCACATGAACCAAGAAATATTCTACTGAAATcctataaataaaaataaatagtaCCTGTTTCGTTTTGACACCTCCAGCACGTGTTGCTTTCTgaaatgtttaaaaataaaaGAGTTGAACGAGGACAATTCCCGAAAGACACACACGAAGTACATAGTAGATAGCACCAACACTGATCACAGATACCTACATAATACGATGTCACTCAAAATATCGCACTGACAGTTAACATTTCAATGCCAATTATGTCTCATTGTTtcaaaaggtaaaatatatattagAAAACAAAGTAATTGAATCGTTATTATCTACAAATAGTGTAATTAATTGAGTAACAATACGGTAATA contains:
- the LOC135505216 gene encoding dual specificity mitogen-activated protein kinase kinase 4-like isoform X2 → MLCCVRWRSVPCGEREREREREGEVCSACIAASALLESNTTMATPSSSSNSTTSSGNSNIAGSTSHHHHPQTQHMTTVSSMQESNTCWRCQNETGKRKALKLNFANPPVKPATRLPLNPSPSTAPSFQNPHIERMRTHSIESSGKLKISTENACDFTAEDLRDLGEIGRGAYGSVNQMQHKPSGQIMAVKRIRSTVDEKEQKQLLMDLDVVMRSSDCLYIVQFYGALFREGDCWICMELMSTSFDKFYKCVYCSLDDVIPEEILGKITLATVKALNHLKENLKIIHRDIKPSNILMDRNGNIKLCDFGISGQLVDSIAKTRDAGCRPYMAPERIDPSASRQGYDVRSDVWSLGITLYELATGRFPYPKWNSVFDQLTQVVKGEPPQLCNSEDRQFSPKFINFVNLCLTKDESKRPKYKELLKHPFILMYEERFVDVASYVCRILDQIPASPTSPMYVD